The sequence attaataaaaacctGAAATGCTTGTgttaaaatagatttttttaaattatttgtagTAGTTTTAACAGGTGTGCCTAAACTGCATCCAGGGTGCACAGATAAAATATTGGTTGAGGATACCATCCCTTACATATTCAAGTTAAAACAACAGTTTTTGTGGGTGCATCAATTCTGAATACAGTGATAATGCAGCTTTTTCATATCGAGCAGAAGAAACGATATATAGAACAAACTAGCTATCATTACAATGCAGACAGGGAGGCTTAAAGGGATAACTGGTTGCTGAGATGGGGGAAGGGGGGAACGTGGATGCGCGATGTTGTTACCCTAACCTAGCTGTTTGTCTCTCAGCAGGGACTGTTAAACGGCATAACTAAAAGCATTCCAGTGTTGCACACTACTAAACGAGGTCATAACAAGACTGAAATGTATCTTCATGGCATCAAGAGTTGCGGCCATGTTTTATATAGCAAGACTGTCACGCTGGCCTTTTTTGCTCGAATTGTTGGAAAATGTTGAACTGTAGATATCTtgttaaacacaaacgagagTAAATGGTAGAAATTGACGAATGACAATGAGCGAGCAAGACAAGCTATTGCTAAATGTTAGCTATCTTATCTCCATCAACAAATGAAACGTTGTCTAAAGCTCTCGATTTGGGGGGGTTGCTTTTACTGGGTATTAAAGACGAAACTACAAAATGCTAACCAAGGCAGAACATGCAGTGCTGGGGGGGGATGAAAGACAAAAGGCAGCTATCACACGGTGTGCAAACGCCCGGTGCTGTGTTGACAATTACCCGAAGCAGAGTACCAGCTCCCGGCGTGACTTGCTTCTCTGCACACCACTCGGTTGGACATCTTGGTTCCAAAGCTGCCTATTTTGGTGTAGTTAGGTCTTGTCAGTCGATTAAAATCTAATTGTAAGCCAGTGTCAGCAAACACGTCTGGGAATTGATGGCTGTGGCTAACTTGTTAATGGAGAAGAGACAAAGAACAGTTGAGACTAGGGGAAACAGTCGGCTCAGAGGCTTGCGGGCTAAAGTGTTCCGTCAGCTGCTGTTGACCGGTTCGTCGAGAGAGGGAACCTACGTTCAGACAAGCAGCTGAAACTACAAAGTTCAAAAATTTAAACACATCGGGCGCAATCAGAAAGAACAACACTAGAATTCCAGATAGTTGTcacggtaaaaaaaagaaaaaaacacgagGAAAATGTTGGTTTGATTGATGAGCAAGTCAGCCAAGGGGCGTCGCCGAAGTTGTCCTAGTGATGACTTTCAACAactgtgattggctgagaCACATGGGCGGAGTCTCGGACGTGACGTAACTGCTGGCATACCattaatttttgtttatttaaattttttatatattttttgtattttatttcttacacGCACATGTAGTGTGGTGTGTTAAAACGCATATTTCCTCCCACATACCGCTATGTGGTAAGCCTGACCCTTTCTAAATCAGTTCCATATTTGTAAAAGGAATTTAATCAGTTGAATTGTGAGTGTCTTGAACACAAAGTACATCAACATGAAAAATGAACCGAAAAATTAAGAACTATCTCAAAAAGCAGTTATCCCCATACTATTAAACCAATGTAAGTGTGCTGCATTCTATTTCCGActccaaaacaaactaaaaaatggtattattttgaaaatatccaCGGAAGTACTCTTTATTCGCTACGCAATAGGACAAGAGGGCGGGGCTTGAATGCGAAGGCGGAAGTTTAGTGATCGCTTTCGGAAATCAATACCGTACGTCCAAACTGTATCATAGACCACTATGAACAAGAATACAGTACTATTTTCGGTATAATCTTCCGATGAGTTAAACTATCGTAAATATATTGATGCCGACTTATTTTAAACTCCAGATGACGTATCGATCTGACTACAATGGTTTAGCCTAACTTCACCGCATGGTGCTAAATAATATGCTAAAGTCTGAGCTGTAGATTTACAAAAGGAGTGATGTCGGTAAAAACAAATGCGAGTAAAGGCAGAGATACTGGCGAAGTGGTTAAAAACCATCATAAGCAAGCGTTTGAGTATATATCCAAAGCACTGAGGATCGACGAAGATGATACAGGTATGTTTACGGTGCCCATGGGTACCATCTTGTTTGGGGTTCTGTGACAGCTTTCTAAGAACTCTTGTGTGGTGGCaggagagaaggaggaggcTCTACAGTGGTACAAGAGGGGAATTGTTGAGCTCGAAAGCGGCATCGCGGTGACGATCACGGGACAAGGTAGGAACGGAGCAATTAGGACAATACTGTATGCTTGCTTTTACGCTAATTTAGCTGTCAACAGGGGAGCAGTATGAGCGGGCCAAAAGACTTCAGGATAAAATGATCACCAACCTCACCATGGCTAAAGACAGACTTGCTCTTTTAGGTAAGAGACAATCTGATTTTGTCCCATATAATTCTCCTACGGGCACATCTTCTATACGGTTCTTAGCCTTTCTGTGTGGGGTTTGCACATTCTCCCCTTTTCGGTAGACACCAGTCAAGGTTTTTCTAACAAATATGTTAGGGTCTCATACATGCTGTATCTGcttgacaaaataataattagtaCTGTTGCTGTTTGTACAGAGAGCACATTGGCTTCCAAAGGGAGGATTCAACCCCAGAATGCTTCAGAAAAtgttccaaaacaaacaaaacctaAAAGTCAGCCTGCGGTCCAAGGGGGGTCCAAAAACTCCAGGCCCTCCACAGCAGGAAGACCACCTTATAGAGCCCCCGATTTAAAGGTAAATGACTTTAATAATCAAGTGTCTTGTTATGATGGAGGTTGAGATATTATTTGTCGTTGCGAAGGTAACACCACAAGTGGGTAGACATTCAAAGCAGCCCCAAAAGAAGCAGCTGAAAAATTTCAAGAATGTGGACAGCAAACTGGCAAACATGATCCTGAATGAAATTGTAGACACGTAAGTTGAAATAATGCACTTTTCGAGGAAAGATTCTGTAGTTATTCCGTGTTTTCATGTCTTCATTTCAGTGGGGCATCTGTAACTTTTAATGATATTGCTGGCCAGGATCTGGCCAAACAAGCACTCCAGGAAATTGTCATTCTTCCTGCCTTAAGACCGGAGGTGAACGTCTAAATATGTGTCATGGTCACCGTAATATGCACCACATTTCATGATTGGTCAATCTTTCCCTGTGTAGCTCTTCACTGGGTTGAGAGCTCCTGCACGAGGTTTGCTCTTATTCGGCCCACCAGGAAATGGGAAAACTATGCTGGTGAGTGAATTAGTAATGAGTGGTGTATTTTGTCCCATGCGAGACGAAGCATGGATGCACTTGACTCTCGCACCAAAaccaatgttgttgtttttgtgttcagtCAGCAATTGAATGCAGTTTTTGCTTCCTTTACTAGGCAAAAGCAGTTGCGGCAGAGTCAAACAGCACATTCTTCAACATGAGTGCAGCCAGTTTGACGTCAAAATACGTAAGTGCAGTCAAGATTGTACATgtgatcattttaatttgtattttttttcccctgcaaTATATTTAGTGTGATGTTCACCATCCACTGTAACCTCTTTTCAGGTGGGAGAGAGTGAGAAGCTTGTCCGAGCATTGTTTTCTGCTGCCAGGGAGTTACAACCCTCTGTCATCTTCATTGGTTAGTATTGTACACTTGGACTGGACCCTTCCACCCAAATTAGACCACCTTTATATTTATACTTGATATTCTGATTTTACGTCCACTTTTAGATGAAGTGGACAGTTTGCTCCGTGAGAGGCGGGAAGGAGAGCAGGAGTTCTCACGTCGTCTAAAAACAGAGTTCCTCATTGAATTTGATGGGGTAAGAGGTTTAGGACATTTAATGCTTACTATGCAAGATACGTGCTGTAGTTATTGCTGCGTCCTTATTGTCACATTGGTGTGCTTTTCTGGGTCAGGTGCAGTCTGGAGGAGATGACAGGGTGCTTGTCATGGGAgccaccaacagacctcaggaACTAGATGAAGCAGTGTTAAGGTACCTCACTGTACCCTTTTGTTCTGCACAACCATCACTCCtgttcgttcttttttttgtctggatCATCAGTGTTCTCTATATCCTGCAGGCGCTTTGCAAAAAGAATCTACGTGGCATTGCCTGATGAGAAGGTATTTACCATCCTTACCAAAGTCAGGGTTTCTTTTGCTGTCAGCCTATAAATGTTGATGTTATATTTTGTCAGACGAGAGTCACACTTCTGCAACATCTTTTAGCAAAGCATGGGAGTCCACTGAGCAATAATGAGTTGTGCTGGCTTGCAAAGTGAGTTTATTATAGTCACCATGTCTACCTATATTTACAACTTTACCCCGCAAGATTTTATGATGAACGTGCCACCCTTTCTGTATTAATAGAGCAACTGCAGGGTATTCTGGAAGTGATCTGACATCCTTGGCTAAAGATGCTGCACTGGGGCCAATCAGAGGTAGGAACCTTTCAACTGATGAATGATCGCATCTTGTCCCGTAGGTAAGATTTACGTTATTTAATGTGAAAATCTTCTCACACAGAATTGGGACCAGACCAAGTTCGTCACATGGCTGCTAGTCAGGTTAGTACATGCAATCAATGATGTTCCTTCTACTTAGTTTGGAAGTTAATCTAAGATATCCTCCTCTCATTTTCAAGATGCGCAACATCAAGATAAAAGACTTTGAGGATTCCCTGAAGCGCATCAAGCCCAGTGTTAGCCCAGCAACTCTCAATATGTACAACAAATGGAACAAGGACTTTGGTGACACAACtgcattttgaatttgattcatttgcgtttcaaaataatgtaacattaataaataatgtgGATAAATACTAACAACAGAGATCGTTTGGCAAACCTATGCTTGTACTATACTTATTTGATTTGGAGTACAAATTTGCATTTCTTGTAATACAAGGAAAATGTGTCTGACATTTTCTATGACTTTCAATATATTGTTATACTAAGAAACTGttcttgtattttattttcaagaacGTTCTATTTTTGACcttccacaagagggcagcacACTGATGTAAGTCTGAATCGCTCTGTACCAGAATGTTATTTTGtgtaaaaattattttttttccgaagGAATAAAATAGGACTGAAATCCTACTTTAGTATTTTCTTCAGTACTTGTTACAATTACCACATTTGAGTAACCTGCATAAAAATGTCTGGTCATGTGTGCAACACATACATTTGAGCATTTAAATTTCAATAATTGCATTACTGGTTGAATCTGAGCTTGCTGCAGATATGTCTGAAGCTTATCTACAACTGTGATCTTGCTGCATCTGGAATAAACCTCTTTTACAAGTATCGCTACAGATGAGTGGAATGCtgtgaaattgaaaataaatatcctCTTTTGCAATCCTGGCCACTGAAAAAATATGTTGAGATTCTGTCGTGTGTTCATGCACATACATGTAGAACAGATCACAGAGGTGATAAGTGAAGTTAGGTACATCGAGACCTCACGACCAGTTAAAAAGAGAACAACCGGTTTGCAGATG is a genomic window of Syngnathus acus chromosome 15, fSynAcu1.2, whole genome shotgun sequence containing:
- the spast gene encoding spastin isoform X1, yielding MSVKTNASKGRDTGEVVKNHHKQAFEYISKALRIDEDDTGEKEEALQWYKRGIVELESGIAVTITGQGEQYERAKRLQDKMITNLTMAKDRLALLESTLASKGRIQPQNASENVPKQTKPKSQPAVQGGSKNSRPSTAGRPPYRAPDLKVTPQVGRHSKQPQKKQLKNFKNVDSKLANMILNEIVDTGASVTFNDIAGQDLAKQALQEIVILPALRPELFTGLRAPARGLLLFGPPGNGKTMLAKAVAAESNSTFFNMSAASLTSKYVGESEKLVRALFSAARELQPSVIFIDEVDSLLRERREGEQEFSRRLKTEFLIEFDGVQSGGDDRVLVMGATNRPQELDEAVLRRFAKRIYVALPDEKTRVTLLQHLLAKHGSPLSNNELCWLAKATAGYSGSDLTSLAKDAALGPIRELGPDQVRHMAASQMRNIKIKDFEDSLKRIKPSVSPATLNMYNKWNKDFGDTTAF
- the spast gene encoding spastin isoform X2: MITNLTMAKDRLALLESTLASKGRIQPQNASENVPKQTKPKSQPAVQGGSKNSRPSTAGRPPYRAPDLKVTPQVGRHSKQPQKKQLKNFKNVDSKLANMILNEIVDTGASVTFNDIAGQDLAKQALQEIVILPALRPELFTGLRAPARGLLLFGPPGNGKTMLAKAVAAESNSTFFNMSAASLTSKYVGESEKLVRALFSAARELQPSVIFIDEVDSLLRERREGEQEFSRRLKTEFLIEFDGVQSGGDDRVLVMGATNRPQELDEAVLRRFAKRIYVALPDEKTRVTLLQHLLAKHGSPLSNNELCWLAKATAGYSGSDLTSLAKDAALGPIRELGPDQVRHMAASQMRNIKIKDFEDSLKRIKPSVSPATLNMYNKWNKDFGDTTAF